One window from the genome of Ovis canadensis isolate MfBH-ARS-UI-01 breed Bighorn chromosome 21, ARS-UI_OviCan_v2, whole genome shotgun sequence encodes:
- the RAD9A gene encoding cell cycle checkpoint control protein RAD9A isoform X1, whose amino-acid sequence MKCLVTGSNVKVLGKAVHSLSRIGDELYLEPLEDGLSLRTVNSSRSAYACFLFAPLFFQQYQAATPGQDQLRCKILMKSFLSVFRSLAMLEKTVEKCCISLNDRSSRLVVQLHCKYGVRKTHNLSFQDCESLQAIFDPALCPHVLRAPARVLVEAVLPFPPALAEVTLGIGRGRRVILRSYQEEADSAIKAMVTEMSIGEEDFQQLQAQEGVAITFCLKEFRGLLSFAESANLSLSIHFDAPGRPAIFAIEDSLLDGHFVLATLSELDSHPQTLHAQEELQRPEPQLQAHSTPHVDLDDFAVDDMDSYMIAMETTMGSEGSRALPSISLSPGLQRPCSSSPHSEEDDDMEPSTVPGTPPPKKFRSLFFGSILAPAHSPQGPSPVLAEDSEGEG is encoded by the exons ATGAAGTGTCTTGTCACGGGCAGCAACGTGAAGG TGCTCGGCAAGGCCGTCCACTCCCTGTCCCGCATCGGGGACGAACTCTACCTGGAGCCCCTGGAAGACGGG CTCTCCCTCCGGACCGTGAACTCCTCCCGCTCGGCCTACGCCTGCTTCCTCTTTGCCCCCCTCTTCTTCCAGCAGTACCAGGCTGCCACCCCTGGGCAGGACCAGCTGCGCTGTAAGATCCTGATGAAG TCCTTCCTGTCTGTCTTCCGCTCGCTGGCAATGCTGGAAAAAACTGTGGAGAAATGCTGCATTTCCCTGAATGACAGGAGCAGCCGCCTGGTAGTTCAGCTGCACTGCAAATATG GGGTGAGGAAGACTCACAACCTGTCCTTCCAGGACTGCGAGTCCCTGCAGGCCATCTTCGACCCAGCCTTGTGTCCCCATGTGCTCCGTGCCCCAGCCAG GGTCCTGGTGGAGGCTGTTCTGCCTTTCCCCCCTGCACTGGCTGAAGTGACACTGGGCATCGGCCGTGGCCGCAGGGTCATCCTGCGTAGCTACCAAGAGGAGGCAG ACAGCGCCATCAAAGCCATGGTGACAGAGATGAGCATCGGAGAGGAGGATTTCCAGCAGTTGCAGGCCCAGGAAGGGGTGGCCATCACTTTCTGCCTCAAGGAATTCCGG GGGCTCCTGAGCTTTGCAGAGTCAGCCAACTTGTCCCTCAGCATTCACTTTGATGCCCCAGGCAG GCCAGCCATCTTTGCCATCGAGGACTCTCTGCTGGACGGCCACTTTGTCCTGGCCACACTCTCAGAGCTGGACTCGCACCCCCAGACCCTGCATGCCCAAGAGGAGCTCCAGCGGCCAGAGCCCCAGCTTCAGGCTCACAG CACGCCCCACGTAGACCTGGATGACTTTGCTGTCGATGACATGGACTCTTACATGATCGCCATGGAAACCACCATGGGCAGTGAGGGCTCTCGGGCACTGCCCTCCATCTCCCTTTCACCTGGCCTCCAGCGCCCCTGTAGCTCCAGCCCCCACTCAGAGGAAGATGACGACATGgagcccagcacagtgcctgggacTCCCCCACCTAAGAAG TTCCGCTCGCtgttctttggctccatcctggCCCCTGCACACTCTCCCCAGGGCCCCAGCCCTGTGCTGGCTGAGGACAGTGAGGGCGAAGGCTAA
- the RAD9A gene encoding cell cycle checkpoint control protein RAD9A isoform X2, with protein sequence MKCLVTGSNVKVLGKAVHSLSRIGDELYLEPLEDGLSLRTVNSSRSAYACFLFAPLFFQQYQAATPGQDQLRCKILMKSFLSVFRSLAMLEKTVEKCCISLNDRSSRLVVQLHCKYGVRKTHNLSFQDCESLQAIFDPALCPHVLRAPARVLVEAVLPFPPALAEVTLGIGRGRRVILRSYQEEADSAIKAMVTEMSIGEEDFQQLQAQEGVAITFCLKEFRVRFLPCAHRPVHLSSLPSLHALLLPSQGLLSFAESANLSLSIHFDAPGRPAIFAIEDSLLDGHFVLATLSELDSHPQTLHAQEELQRPEPQLQAHSTPHVDLDDFAVDDMDSYMIAMETTMGSEGSRALPSISLSPGLQRPCSSSPHSEEDDDMEPSTVPGTPPPKKFRSLFFGSILAPAHSPQGPSPVLAEDSEGEG encoded by the exons ATGAAGTGTCTTGTCACGGGCAGCAACGTGAAGG TGCTCGGCAAGGCCGTCCACTCCCTGTCCCGCATCGGGGACGAACTCTACCTGGAGCCCCTGGAAGACGGG CTCTCCCTCCGGACCGTGAACTCCTCCCGCTCGGCCTACGCCTGCTTCCTCTTTGCCCCCCTCTTCTTCCAGCAGTACCAGGCTGCCACCCCTGGGCAGGACCAGCTGCGCTGTAAGATCCTGATGAAG TCCTTCCTGTCTGTCTTCCGCTCGCTGGCAATGCTGGAAAAAACTGTGGAGAAATGCTGCATTTCCCTGAATGACAGGAGCAGCCGCCTGGTAGTTCAGCTGCACTGCAAATATG GGGTGAGGAAGACTCACAACCTGTCCTTCCAGGACTGCGAGTCCCTGCAGGCCATCTTCGACCCAGCCTTGTGTCCCCATGTGCTCCGTGCCCCAGCCAG GGTCCTGGTGGAGGCTGTTCTGCCTTTCCCCCCTGCACTGGCTGAAGTGACACTGGGCATCGGCCGTGGCCGCAGGGTCATCCTGCGTAGCTACCAAGAGGAGGCAG ACAGCGCCATCAAAGCCATGGTGACAGAGATGAGCATCGGAGAGGAGGATTTCCAGCAGTTGCAGGCCCAGGAAGGGGTGGCCATCACTTTCTGCCTCAAGGAATTCCGGGTGAGGTTCCTGCCGTGCGCTCACCGCCCCGTCCacctctcctccctgcccagcctccaTGCTCTGCTTCTCCCTTCCCAGGGGCTCCTGAGCTTTGCAGAGTCAGCCAACTTGTCCCTCAGCATTCACTTTGATGCCCCAGGCAG GCCAGCCATCTTTGCCATCGAGGACTCTCTGCTGGACGGCCACTTTGTCCTGGCCACACTCTCAGAGCTGGACTCGCACCCCCAGACCCTGCATGCCCAAGAGGAGCTCCAGCGGCCAGAGCCCCAGCTTCAGGCTCACAG CACGCCCCACGTAGACCTGGATGACTTTGCTGTCGATGACATGGACTCTTACATGATCGCCATGGAAACCACCATGGGCAGTGAGGGCTCTCGGGCACTGCCCTCCATCTCCCTTTCACCTGGCCTCCAGCGCCCCTGTAGCTCCAGCCCCCACTCAGAGGAAGATGACGACATGgagcccagcacagtgcctgggacTCCCCCACCTAAGAAG TTCCGCTCGCtgttctttggctccatcctggCCCCTGCACACTCTCCCCAGGGCCCCAGCCCTGTGCTGGCTGAGGACAGTGAGGGCGAAGGCTAA
- the PPP1CA gene encoding serine/threonine-protein phosphatase PP1-alpha catalytic subunit — MSDSEKLNLDSIIGRLLEVQGSRPGKNVQLTENEIRGLCLKSREIFLSQPILLELEAPLKICGDIHGQYYDLLRLFEYGGFPPESNYLFLGDYVDRGKQSLETICLLLAYKIKYPENFFLLRGNHECASINRIYGFYDECKRRYNIKLWKTFTDCFNCLPIAAIVDEKIFCCHGGLSPDLQSMEQIRRIMRPTDVPDQGLLCDLLWSDPDKDVQGWGENDRGVSFTFGAEVVAKFLHKHDLDLICRAHQVVEDGYEFFAKRQLVTLFSAPNYCGEFDNAGAMMSVDETLMCSFQILKPADKNKGKYGQFSGLNPGGRPITPPRNSAKAKK; from the exons ATGTCCGACAGCGAGAAGCTCAACCTGGACTCTATAATCGGACGCCTGCTGGAAG tgcagggctccAGGCCTGGAAAGAATGTACAGCTGACGGAGAACGAGATCCGTGGTCTGTGCCTCAAATCCCGGGAGATTTTCCTGAGCCAGCCCATTCTTCTGGAGCTGGAGGCACCCCTCAAGATCTGCG GTGACATTCACGGCCAGTACTATGACCTTCTGCGGCTGTTTGAGTACGGCGGCTTCCCTCCAGAAAGTAACTACCTGTTCCTGGGGGACTACGTGGACAGGGGCAAGCAGTCTTTGGAGACCATCTGCCTGCTGCTGGCCTATAAGATCAAGTACCCAGAGAACTTCTTCCTGCTCCGTGGGAACCACGAGTGTGCCAGTATCAACCGCATCTACGGCTTCTATGATGAGT GCAAGAGACGCTACAACATCAAACTGTGGAAGACCTTCACTGATTGCTTCAACTGCCTGCCCATCGCTGCCATCGTGGACGAGAAGATCTTCTGTTGCCATGGAG GCCTGTCCCcagacctacagtccatggagcagaTCCGGCGCATCATGCGGCCCACAGATGTGCCTGACCAGGGCCTGCTCTGTGACCTGCTGTGGTCTGACCCTGACAAGGACGTGCAGGGCTGGGGCGAGAATGACCGCGGCGTCTCCTTTACCTTTGGAGCTGAGGTGGTGGCCAAGTTCCTGCACAAGCATGACCTGGACCTCATCTGCCGGGCACACCAG GTAGTAGAAGACGGCTACGAGTTCTTTGCCAAGCGGCAGCTGGTGACACTCTTCTCAGCCCCCAACTACTGCGGCGAGTTTGACAATGCAGGTGCCATGATGAGCGTGGACGAGACGCTCATGTGCTCCTTCCAG ATCCTCAAGCCCGCCGACAAGAACAAGGGGAAATATGGGCAGTTCAGTGGCCTGAACCCTGGAGGCCGGCCCATCACCCCACCCCGCAACTCCGCCAAAGCCAAGAAATAG